In Mercurialis annua linkage group LG6, ddMerAnnu1.2, whole genome shotgun sequence, the following are encoded in one genomic region:
- the LOC126688148 gene encoding piriformospora indica-insensitive protein 2-like, with product MKGAITRKCNVLVLIYVVLLSVGWFVMCRGEIIDSSLISPMEKEEQEMLYSAIQGFVGDSWNGSDLYPDPCGWTPIQGVSCDLFNGLWYVSTINIGPVLDNSLNCAHNAKFTHHLFNLKHLKSLSFFNCFFSHNNPTIIPTSNWEKLSNSLESLEFRSNPGLIGTIPLSIGYLKNLQSLVLQENGLTGTLPMELGNLVNLKRLVLTRNNFTGRIPTSIGGLSELLIFDSSMNFLSGSLPLTIGGLTSLLKLDLSNNKLEGKIPKEIGKLKNVTLFDLRGNNFSGGLIQSFQEMGSLKELVMSNNPNLGSDLTGIEWKNLQNLEILDLSNTGLIGIVPDSVAEMKKLRFLGLNDNKLSGSVPSRIENMPNIYALYLNGNNFTGILEFSEIFYSRLGRRFGAWNNPNLCYKSSSSYFPFGVRTCFQETKISHEELNAKIGEGNFDQNYSLLVVEASLGHSSFVFCGFLWGFIVQGFISFLLCNTMFL from the exons ATGAAGGGTGCAATAACAAGAAAATGTAACGTTCTTGTTCTGATTTATGTGGTTTTGTTGTCTGTTGGGTGGTTTGTGATGTGTAGAGGGGAAATTATAGATTCATCATTGATTTCACCAATGGAAAAGGAAGAACAAGAAATGTTGTATTCTGCAATTCAAGGGTTTGTTGGAGATTCATGGAATGGTTCAGATCTTTATCCAGACCCTTGTGGATGGACTCCAATTCAG GGGGTTTCTTGTGATTTATTCAATGGCTTATGGTATGTGAGCACAATCAACATTGGACCAGTATTAGACAACTCTCTAAATTGTGCACATAATGCAAAATTCACTCATCATTTATTCAATCTCAAGCACCTCAAATCTCTATCATTTTTCAATTGCTTCTTTTCCCATAATAACCCTACAATAATCCCCACTTCAAATTGGGAAAAACTTTCCAACTCCTTGGAATCTTTAGAATTTAGGTCAAATCCTGGCCTTATTGGGACTATTCCATTGTCTATAGGATACCTTAAAAATCTTCAATCACTTGTGCTGCAAGAAAATGGACTAACCGGCACGTTACCGATGGAGTTGGGCAATTTAGTCAATTTGAAGCGGCTTGTGCTTACTAGAAACAATTTCACTGGCCGGATTCCGACGAGTATCGGAGGATTGTCTGAGCTATTAATATTCGATTCAAGTATGAATTTTCTATCCGGGTCTTTACCGTTGACTATTGGAGGGTTGACTTCATTATTGAAGCTTGATTTGAGTAACAATAAGTTAGAAGGTAAAATACCCAAGGAGattggaaaattaaaaaatgttacaTTATTTGACTTGAGAGGTAATAATTTTTCAGGTGGATTAATTCAGTCATTTCAAGAAATGGGATCTCTGAAAGAATTGGTGATGTCAAATAACCCTAATTTAGGAAGTGATTTAACGGGAATTGAATGGAAAAATTTgcaaaatttggaaattttggACCTTTCTAATACGGGGCTAATAGGCATAGTTCCTGATTCTGTGgcagaaatgaaaaaattaagatttttggGACTTAATGACAATAAACTTTCAGGTAGTGTCCCTTCAAGAATTGAAAATATGCCTAATATTTATGCTTTATACCTAAATGGAAATAATTTTACAGGAATTCTTGAATTTTCAGAAATTTTTTATTCAAGATTGGGAAGAAGATTTGGAGCTTGGAACAATCCAAATCTTTGTTACAAGTCATCATCAAGTTATTTTCCATTTGGGGTAAGAACTTGTTTTCAAGAAACAAAAATTTCCCATGAAGAGTTAAATGCTAAAATTGGTGAAGGTAATTTTGATCAGAATTATTCATTACTTGTTGTTGAAGCTTCTTTAGGACATTCAAGTTTTGTATTTTGTGGGTTTTTGTGGGGTTTTATAGTGCAAGGATTCATCAGTTTTCTTCTTTGTAATACTAtgtttttgtga
- the LOC126653460 gene encoding uncharacterized protein LOC126653460, whose amino-acid sequence MHMHFDSFFDWWLHMSDTLFAAGMDDKLLLVANICWHIWCLGMLSYFKRKLSIPAPPPCKPGTILLIEGLHSPSFQASKIPKSSQKKSLWLFSFWQNNNVFLQDSPRS is encoded by the exons ATGCATATGCATTTTGACTCTTTTTTTGATTGGTGGTTACACATGTCTGATACTCTTTTTGCAGCTGGAATGGATGACAAGTTACTGCTAGTGGCTAATATTTGTTGGCATATTTGGTGTCTAGGAATGCTCTCATATTTCAAGAGAAAGCTATCAATCCCAGCACCTCCTCCTTGCAAGCCTGGAACAATTTTGCTTATAGAAGGACTCCATTCACCCTCCTTCCAGGCCTCTAAGATCCCAAAGTCATCCCAGAAG AAATCACTGTGGCTCTTTAGTTTTTGGCAAAACAACAATGTATTTTTGCAGGACTCCCCTCGCAGCTGA